From Stegostoma tigrinum isolate sSteTig4 chromosome 4, sSteTig4.hap1, whole genome shotgun sequence, a single genomic window includes:
- the sgk1 gene encoding serine/threonine-protein kinase Sgk1 isoform X5, translated as MKTLTEKISFAAFMKQRRMGLNDLIQKIAASQSYACKHTEVPAMLHVSPKETEANGDSESPPPSPTSAQINLGPSSNPQAKPSDFNFLKVIGKGSFGKVLLAKHKSDDQFYAVKVLQKKAILKKKEEKHIMSERNVLLKNVKHPFLVGLYYSFQTTDKLYFVLDYINGGELFYHLQRERCFLEPRARFYAAEIASALGYLHSLNIVYRDLKPENILLDRQGHIVLTDFGLCKENIESNGTTCTFCGTPEYLAPEVLHKQPYDRTVDWWCLGAVLYEMLYGLPPFYSRNTAEMYDNILNKPLLLKPNISNAARDLLEGLLQKERTKRLGAKADFLDIKAHIFFSPINWVDLNAKKLIPPFNPNVSGPSDLQHFDPEFTEEPVPNSIGRSPDNALITASVKEASEAFLGFSYAPPPDSFL; from the exons ATGAAAACTTTAACAGAGAAGATTTCTTTCGCAG CTTTTATGAAACAAAGGCGAATGGGACTGAACGATCTCATCCAGAAAATAGCAGCCTCGCAGTCCTACGCCTGTAAACA CACAGAAGTGCCAGCTATGTTGCACGTCAGTCCTAAAGAAACCGAAGCGAATGGGGACAGCGAGTCTCCTCCG CCCAGCCCAACATCAGCCCAGATCAACCTCGGTCCTTCCTCTAACCCCCA AGCAAAGCCAagtgacttcaactttctaaaGGTGATTGGAaaaggaagctttggaaag GTCCTCCTAGCAAAACACAAGTCTGATGATCAGTTCTATGCTGTGAAAGTcttgcagaaaaaggccattttgAAGAAGAAAGAG GAGAAGCACATTATGTCAGAGCGCAATGTTTTGCTGAAGAATGTGAAACACCCCTTCTTGGTGGGACTATACTATTCATTCCAGACAACTGATAAACTCTACTTTGTCCTGGACTACATAAATGGAGGCGAG TTGTTTTATCACCTCCAACGTGAGCGATGCTTCCTGGAACCACGAGCCAGGTTTTATGCTGCTGAGATTGCAAGTGCTCTGGGCTACCTCCATTCTCTTAACATTGTTTACAG AGATTTAAAGCCTGAGAATATCCTACTTGATCGCCAAGGACACATTGTTTTGACTGATTTTGGCCTATGCAAAGAGAACATTGAATCAAATGGCACAACATGCACTTTCTGTGGCACACCTGAG TACTTGGCCCCTGAGGTTTTACACAAGCAACCCTACGACCGAACAGTTGACTGGTGGTGCCTAGGTGCAGTTCTCTACGAGATGTTGTATGGCTTG CCGCCATTCTATAGCAGAAACACAGCTGAGATGTATGATAATATTCTGAACAAGCCACTACTTTTGAAACCGAATATTTCCAATGCTGCTAGAGACCTGCTAGAGGGCTTGCTGCAAAAAGAGCGAACAAAACGCCTGGGTGCAAAGGCAGACTTT CTGGATATCAAGGCTCACATTTTCTTTTCTCCAATAAACTGGGTTGATTTAAATGCCAAGAAGCTAATACCTCCATTTAATCCTAATGTG AGCGGACCTTCTGACCTGCAACACTTTGATCCAGAGTTCACAGAGGAACCTGTTCCAAACTCCATTGGTAGATCACCTGATAATGCTCTGATTACTGCCAGTGTTAAGGAAGCATCTGAAGCTTTCCTGGGATTTTCATATGCTCCACCGCCCGACTCCTTCCTGTAG
- the sgk1 gene encoding serine/threonine-protein kinase Sgk1 isoform X4, whose product MTVKSSSSGSTLTYSKMREVVAMLTAFMKQRRMGLNDLIQKIAASQSYACKHTEVPAMLHVSPKETEANGDSESPPPSPTSAQINLGPSSNPQAKPSDFNFLKVIGKGSFGKVLLAKHKSDDQFYAVKVLQKKAILKKKEEKHIMSERNVLLKNVKHPFLVGLYYSFQTTDKLYFVLDYINGGELFYHLQRERCFLEPRARFYAAEIASALGYLHSLNIVYRDLKPENILLDRQGHIVLTDFGLCKENIESNGTTCTFCGTPEYLAPEVLHKQPYDRTVDWWCLGAVLYEMLYGLPPFYSRNTAEMYDNILNKPLLLKPNISNAARDLLEGLLQKERTKRLGAKADFLDIKAHIFFSPINWVDLNAKKLIPPFNPNVSGPSDLQHFDPEFTEEPVPNSIGRSPDNALITASVKEASEAFLGFSYAPPPDSFL is encoded by the exons ATGACTGTTAAATCCAGCTCCTCGGGATCTACTCTCACTTATTCCAAAATGAGAGAGGTGGTCGCAATGCTAActg CTTTTATGAAACAAAGGCGAATGGGACTGAACGATCTCATCCAGAAAATAGCAGCCTCGCAGTCCTACGCCTGTAAACA CACAGAAGTGCCAGCTATGTTGCACGTCAGTCCTAAAGAAACCGAAGCGAATGGGGACAGCGAGTCTCCTCCG CCCAGCCCAACATCAGCCCAGATCAACCTCGGTCCTTCCTCTAACCCCCA AGCAAAGCCAagtgacttcaactttctaaaGGTGATTGGAaaaggaagctttggaaag GTCCTCCTAGCAAAACACAAGTCTGATGATCAGTTCTATGCTGTGAAAGTcttgcagaaaaaggccattttgAAGAAGAAAGAG GAGAAGCACATTATGTCAGAGCGCAATGTTTTGCTGAAGAATGTGAAACACCCCTTCTTGGTGGGACTATACTATTCATTCCAGACAACTGATAAACTCTACTTTGTCCTGGACTACATAAATGGAGGCGAG TTGTTTTATCACCTCCAACGTGAGCGATGCTTCCTGGAACCACGAGCCAGGTTTTATGCTGCTGAGATTGCAAGTGCTCTGGGCTACCTCCATTCTCTTAACATTGTTTACAG AGATTTAAAGCCTGAGAATATCCTACTTGATCGCCAAGGACACATTGTTTTGACTGATTTTGGCCTATGCAAAGAGAACATTGAATCAAATGGCACAACATGCACTTTCTGTGGCACACCTGAG TACTTGGCCCCTGAGGTTTTACACAAGCAACCCTACGACCGAACAGTTGACTGGTGGTGCCTAGGTGCAGTTCTCTACGAGATGTTGTATGGCTTG CCGCCATTCTATAGCAGAAACACAGCTGAGATGTATGATAATATTCTGAACAAGCCACTACTTTTGAAACCGAATATTTCCAATGCTGCTAGAGACCTGCTAGAGGGCTTGCTGCAAAAAGAGCGAACAAAACGCCTGGGTGCAAAGGCAGACTTT CTGGATATCAAGGCTCACATTTTCTTTTCTCCAATAAACTGGGTTGATTTAAATGCCAAGAAGCTAATACCTCCATTTAATCCTAATGTG AGCGGACCTTCTGACCTGCAACACTTTGATCCAGAGTTCACAGAGGAACCTGTTCCAAACTCCATTGGTAGATCACCTGATAATGCTCTGATTACTGCCAGTGTTAAGGAAGCATCTGAAGCTTTCCTGGGATTTTCATATGCTCCACCGCCCGACTCCTTCCTGTAG